In one Lolium rigidum isolate FL_2022 chromosome 3, APGP_CSIRO_Lrig_0.1, whole genome shotgun sequence genomic region, the following are encoded:
- the LOC124700793 gene encoding histone H4, with product MSGRGKGGKGLGKGGAKRHRKVLRDNIQGITKPAIRRLARRGGVKRISGLIYEETRGVLKIFLENVIRDAVTYTEHARRKTVTAMDVVYALKRQGRTLYGFGG from the coding sequence ATGTCGGGCCgcggcaagggaggcaagggGCTCGGCAAGGGCGGCGCCAAGCGCCACCGGAAGGTGCTCCGCGACAACATCCAGGGCATCACCAAGCCGGCGATCCGCCGCCTTGCTCGCCGTGGCGGCGTGAAGCGCATCTCCGGGCTCATCTACGAGGAGACCCGCGGCGTGCTCAAGATcttcctcgagaacgtcatccgcgacgCCGTCACCTACACCGAGCACGCACGACGCAAGACAGTCACCGCCATGGACGTTGTCTACGCCCTCAAGCGCCAGGGACGCACCCTCTACGGCTTCGGCGGCTGA